The Gossypium raimondii isolate GPD5lz chromosome 2, ASM2569854v1, whole genome shotgun sequence genome segment taaaaaattaaagttggtaaaaaataataattttatctatttttaacattattctTATATCGGTTGATGTGCAATGTTTCAGCTGCTACAATTGAAATTGGTCGGAATGAGCTGGTATAACTATATAGATCGAAATTTACACCAGTgcgaaaaaaaaaagtgatcatttcaatttattattggAATAGTGTGCACTGATCGTGCAACAGAATTGATGCGAAACCAACTACATTGATTTAAACTCATGTCAAAttatattgaaagaaaaaaagccTTAAATTTACTACTTAACCTagactttattttgttttgatttataaagCTCTTTATTGAGTTGGTGTGGATCCCAACTCaattaagaaaattactttaatgTCTCttcgtatttaaaataatttatattatttgaagaaagataataataaaatatgcataaaataaaatttaaacccatGTCAATTGaattgacaaaattttaaattttcactcaaaaattattttatttatttaattataatctaGAAAATAAGAAGCAAACAAGTGATGATTACATTTACAAAccaaagaaatcaaattattacaTTATTGTCTTTGatacaaatcaaattataaacatgcATACATTGAAACCAATAAATTCACacttttatacatatacatatggGAAAGGACCAAAGATAATTTCAACCTCTTTAAATTTGACCTGCCACTTTAATCAATAAATAAGTTGTGTTAGAAAATCTCTGCATAACATTAAATTGAggcattttacatttttttcatctttctcttatgacaatttttaatattgcttatagaataaaaaatctTGACAATATACTAAATACTAAtccattaaataattaaaaaagacatTTAGCATCTTATTAGATTCGCTTTTGAAGTATTTTTATTGCACTAGTTGTTTTTCAAGTGAAGTTTTATTTGCTTCAGAAtagataaaattcaattatgttAGGGAGAAATAGAGTCATATTTAGTGCCTAATTtgatttagaaatattaaaatttaaaagctaatAAGATATATACCAAATAGAGCAGTGTTTGGTGACTTACCTTATCTATTCCTCATCTGTTGTTGTCTCCGAGTCATCACAATAAAAGTCACGGACATGAGCAATCTTAGGCCAGTCTTCACCGGTTTCTTTTATGCatctttttgtttaattttggacACCCTCTAATCTATAATCTTTTGAGTGCAGTGAGGTGTTGCATCCCATCTGGTAGAGACGACAACCTTGGgcaatttgaaatttcaagaatttgaaGCGATGTGAGATGTTGGAACCATGTTGGTAACGTCGAGAGATTCTTCAAGTTGTTGATGCGCAACAGCTGCAAAGTTCTGATGGATCCTAGAAAAATCCATTGGGGTAGTGACTCCAGCTTTGGCAGTCCTTCGATCCACAAATTTCTAAGGCTACCACCTTCTTCCCTTTCAAGTTCCAACTCCTCCATAGTGAGATCAAGCTTTTTACAATTTCCAATTaacaaaaattctaatttaggTAGGTATTTTAAACCTTGTGGCAACGAAACCAAGTTGTGGCATCGATTTATGTACAATTGTCGGAGAGCTGTTAGGTTTTGAATGTCTTCAAacaattttcctaaattttcaCATTCAGAAAAGATCAACCATCGAAGAGAAGTGAGGCACGATATTCCATTCTCTTGCAAACGCGTCTGTTTTGTTGTTACCGATAATTCTCTAAGGCTAATCAGGTACCTTATGTCTTTTGGTAACTCTTCAATTCCCCTGCATCCAAAAAAGTCAAGTGTTCGCAAACTCTGCAAATTGCAAATGGAATTTGGAAGTCTTTTAATATTTCCATTGCAGGCTAGGTTCAAATATCTCAACTGCTTTAAATAACCAATGTTGTTTGGCAATTGCTCGAAACTACACTCAGTCAAATCTAACATCCTCAAATGTTTAGACCTTGAGATGACTTCTGCAATAAGAGATTCGTTATCAGCCTTGCCTTCTTTATCTAATAAGAAAAGTGATTGCAGACAACCCAAGTTTTTTGGCAACTGGGAAGCATCCTGCTTCGATAGATCAAACCATAAATGTCGAACATTCCCAGTCGAATAACGGTTACATGAATTCACCTCATTTTGCGCCACTGATAATGCAAGATCATGTACTaaatcatgcattttcaagGTGACAGAAAAAATCTCATCTTCAACTTGTTGGAAGAAAGATCTTGATAGTAACTCTTGTATATACCGTTTCCCAATATCTTCTGGCTCTTCATTTTCGTATGGTGATTGCAAAAAGCCATTTGCATTCCAAAGGGAGATCAAATAGGAATCACTGACTTCAATACCTTTTCGAAAAACTGAACAAAAAGCAAAACATTGCTTTAAATACCAGGGCAAATGATCATAACTTAGTTTTAGAGCAGGCAAGATGTCATTTTCCTCCTGTTTCAACTTCCATAGCTCACTATCTCTCACAAGTTCCCAATCATGTTGTACCCTAGTTGAACAGAGTAGGCTGCCTAAAGTCTCCACGGCCAAAGCAACCCCTTTGCATTTTTGAACAATTCTTTTCCCGATTCTTACAAGATTGTCATGTTGTTTCTCTTCACCTTCTTTAAAGGCAAGTTTAAGAAACAATGATAGACAATTCTCATAAGAAAGCTTCTCTAAATCATACAGAGGTGTTGTGCCTGTGATTGTAGCCACATTGCGGATACGAGTTGTGACAATGATTCTACTCCCTTGGGCTCCCCCACACAACAAATCTTTCAGATCATTCCATTTCTTCTTGTTCTCGTTCCAGACATCATCCAGGACCATAAAAATTCTTTTAGCATTCAAAACATCTTGTAAAACTTTATGTAATTCCTCCTTATTCATGTCCTTGCACTCTCTGCCAGTGGcagatttaatgatttttatcatCAGTTGTTTGATGTCAAAATCCTCTGTAACACACACCCAAATTCTCAATTCAAAATGCGACTTCACACTCTCCTCATTAAACACCAATTGGGCAAGGGTAGTTTTCCCGATCCCTCCGATCCCAACTATGGGAAGGACAGGGATATCTTCCCCATCAGTTGGATTCATTAAGAAGTTTTGTAGGTGTTGTTTAGCTTTATCTCGACCGATGACACTAGATGTCTTAACAAAGGAGTAGGTTTCCCTCTCACGATGTATGACATTAGTCTCATGTTTTTCAGTGAGATGAAACTTGGCCTTGTTAGCTGCAATCTCATTCAACATCTCGTTTGCCTTTTTGATCTTATAGCCCATCCTAAAGCGAAATGCCAAAGGGTTTGAGCCAGAAAAGAAATGGCGTACCTTCCTTCCAGTGCTTCCCCGTTCCAGGACTTGCCTCCTCAATGCTTGGATCTCGAACTCGTCTATCAAATCTTCCACGTCGTAACAAGCATCTTTGAACCTTTGTAGCCAAAGACTGAGCTCCTGGGTACGAGCCTGTTGTTGTTCAGCATCCAGGACCACAGCTCTGATAGCAGCTAGCGTGTCTTTAAGCTTTTCGACCTCCTTTCGAACACCCCATGCGGAGCAAATTCCTTCGTAGGCAACATTGCCTAGTTTCTCCAATATTTTCCCAGCAATCCCGAATGCAAAGGATTGAGCCATTTTGTTTAGGTGGAGGAAAAGAAGTAATATGGGTTATTGTTTTTGGTATGAAATTTGGGATTAAAAGGTAATAAAAGCGGACATGGGGCCATTGTTGAAGGTATATATAGGAAGATAAAAAGGAATGATTTGGGTTGCGTGTGTTGCAGCATAGATTGCAAGTTTGTGAAGTGAAGTATATGTTCTTAATGTTTCCTTTTGGTGCAAAATAAGGTTTGAAGTGATGGTTGGGCAACGGATTTATTCATTGGCGAGGATGGGGCATCCTAAAATTACAAAACCcttaattcatgaaattataagattttattCATCAAGCTTTCCTGCTTGAAGACACTTTAAGATTTTAGTTGAGTAAATGtaactataaatataaaaatttaaaaatttattcgaGAAATTCTTACCTAAAATTCCTCAAATTAAAATTagcataattatttatttgatccctaattttaaaataaagtcaattaatctcttattttaaattttcatctcttttaatctttaaatgtatatttttgtgtaaattatcttaaaataaataaaaaattaatgtgtGTCAACTTTCTTGTGATTGACACATAATATCACATCGATAATTATATAGGGTAAAAAACACTTATCCTCTCAAATTTAGTGCTGCGTACACTTAAGTTTGAACAATATCTACTTACCCTCATCAATTTTGAAGAAATCTTATAAACATTAGAATTATATAGGGTTTAGGGTATAggattttttatcaatttattttattcatttctctattttaaattgcaaaataagaaaaatttagctacatcttgaataactataaaattatctataactattatttaaattttaaagaattggCTAAGTTGTTGTTATCCATCAATCGGGTCTCAACTCGATTAAGAAATCACCgaaaactcaattttttataaaacaacaaTCATTGCTATaaaggtttattttattttattttattttggcttAATACACATTTTAGTCTCTAAAGTATATTGTTTTTCCCATTTTGAtccttaaagttttttttatccaCTTCAATCTCTAATGTTATCAAATGTTCCTAATTTAGTCCTTCGGATGTTAAAAACTAATGAGTGAGATATCCGCCAATCATATGTTTTTAAGTGTCATACAATGATGGCACAATGACATCATTATTAAAAaaccttaaatatttaaaaattacaaatttattaaaatcgtcaaaaactaaaatatatataattacaaaaacaatataaaaataactaaattttactaacaattttaaaatattagaaattttaacattttaaaatttctaaatcacCATCTACTAGAGTTTgaacattaataattatctcTTGGAAGGATACCACTTAATATGTTTTTCTTATAAGTCAATCAATAGGAATTTATAATTAGtagatatttttacaaaataaatttggataagtttttaaaattatttaactaatgaaaataattttcttttaattaaataatattttagattattccaaatactttttactatttcaagacaaattatttatctttagaCCAATATCTTAAGAACAATTGTCGAGTGTTTGACCATTCTAAAGAATTTTGGTACAAAAAAGAAGCATGTGCACGATGATGGATAAAAAATCTTACTATAAACATTAAATAGGAGTCGAGTCAAATAAACTTATTGTAGATGATGACCCCGGTAAAGTactaaaattaatgtattttaaaatattaaaattgatataaaatttattcaattttattaaatttttaaaataaaattttataaaatttgattgcattactatatacaattttatatcaattttaaatattttaaatacgatTAGTGAATGTgtactttttactattttaattaaaaagttttacaatcttttattatttctaataaattttcttcttctttttcttttttaaaatttctagtaatgattctaaattttgatagtttctaaataattttttacaatttttaaaaattttaacatatttatatctaatgattttaggtgtttttcgaGATGATGACGTTATCATGATGTCAATGTGTGCCATGTGgcaatttataatttgatagaTATCCAACATTCAAAAGACTGAACTAGGAACGTTTGATAACATTAGGGATAAATTGGGAGCGTTTGATAACATTAAAGACTGAAGTGGGCTAAAAAGAACtttaaggactaaagtgaaaaaAACGATATACTTCAATGCCTAAAAGTCTACATtaaaccttttatattttatgaaatatctaaaataaatgcataacaTTAGATTTGAACTTCACCGTAATCTTTAATacttcaattttatcatttaaatcaaaatcttatTTGGTTTTTACATTATCGTTGTGTAATATGTTTGTTATCTAAATTGTTTTACTCCCATCAcaagtagaggtgctcatagGTCGGGCGGCTTGGCCCGGCCCGACgacccgcccgaaatatgggagggtttgggtaaaaatataagcccgaaatatgggtttgggcaaaaaaagaggtccgtttagaaaacgggccgggcctcaggtagcacttttttggcccgggcccgaccgaatataataaatatttttattttttattttttttatttttaaaatatttttaaaatactttttttattttttaaaaattttttggtgtttatttaaaaaatgggccgagcTGGGCTCGGGCTGAGCtcgggcttatgaatttttttcggACCGGGCCTGGACTAAATTGTAGGACCATatttcgggtcgggtcgggcctgaaccaaaattttttctgagtctggcccggcccatgagcacctctaatcaCAAGTGTCCcttgatttaatatatatttgacttcttatatatatatatatttagactTCGATTATAAtgaagtattttaaatttatatttaatttagttatatactaatatttagataattttgtTAGATTATATTTGTGTAAAATTAGTTTGTTATCATTATTCAAAaggttttaatgaaaaataaattaattaattaaaatataaatgtaaaagaaataaaaaaagaattcatCTTAAAGTTATAACAATAACGTTAATACCTTAGgaattttaaaatgttgtttTAGAATCTCATTATTTAAATCATGTGTGGATTTTTTTAGTCgtatttattcttatttatgTGCCATCATGCACAGGTCATTTTTATTGGTTTCAGGTTACatattagttatttatgttatcatgttgtaacattttagtcactgaatATTAATTGGCGTTAAGGGTAGACTGACGTGGCACATtaattcatcatttcaaacaaaaaatttaggttaaattatataattggtcTTCAAATTTTCTTCGTTTTGAGTTTCGaactttcttctcttttttctttatttttcattatcttttcattctccctttattttcctccatttctcatttcttttaatgtagtttttcatttttttcatttgttgaaACTAGTCACTATACtcttttttgaacaatttaatttttttcttttatttctttatttccttttacttcttcccttatttttctctcttctcataTTATTCATTACAAAAACATCTTTGCCCACCAAATAAGCCAAGTCTTGGTTTCTTTCACATGATTCCTAAATTGAATTTCACTCAAAACCAAATATCAATCATTGTTAATCAAATCTCGATTTGAAtataacctaattttgaaaataaaactctAACGCCCTTAACCTGAATCCGTCGCTGGTACatggttacggagcattaccggagtttacaaattatttatcagacatttcatttcatctagcattcatatttgaaaccaatcaaaatcaaaacattaatgagccaacattggccaaattaacttatacatgccattataaccagaatcaaattatccaaaattaccgatagaaccaatggatagtgtgataaaactccgacaagcttctaacccggtcgagcttccgataatctggaaagtaaaggaaaacaactacgtaagcaatgaatgcttagtaagctcgtataaactttaatcatattagttcatttcaaatatgaaatctatacatatcaagaataatccaatattgataccacgatactcatgaagctatattcatcaactcacaaagtgaataaatccacagcatcacttatacatattatcccaagcttagtagtattttatataactttaactcttccaaatttctttattttcgtttccatttctttactttccacacttaTTTCATATGCATGACACACAAGTCacaaacatatcattcaaccatagtcacaagctagttCATTTAACCAAAGCCTTTTTCGAATTGATCACGCGATtagtcatttcataagaaattgcataatttaaaccttaccactttttcatgagcactagcatattttcacttaaatacttaccaatttaatgcatcatataaataatcatattaccattcaaccaatagcttggcatttgcctaagcatcaagcaaCAACACTGGTTAGCGTACTTgcacatattacatataaattcaacattgataaacttattttctcgatATGTCACACTTAAGTTTATTTCTCGTCTCAACATACATAATTTctttgtcaaatacaatataatcaataaacacattTCCTTCAAagaaatatcaataataatctataaatctttcaattcaatcacataagtctctTATCATTTCTTACTAAATCGAAGAACGACTtatggatatgagtacatcgttctttttgtgccatagtccaactatggtcttacacatgtatTGCCATGGccctgccatggtcttacatttgtagTGTCATAACCTAGTTATGATCTTATCATCAAAAtgtcatagcccagctatggtcttacatataaacactgccatggtccaaccatggtcttacgttcatagTGTCATAACCCAATTATGGTCTTATTATCAGAATatcatagcccagctatggtcttacatatattcatagtgccataactcagttatggtcttatccttcaattcatcctttgccacggaacgattgtactcaatctcgcgttcaattcaaactgagtattaaattcgataatatatttccaataataataattcaattccaacaatagaacacacatatatataatatccatcaccaaataacattcactttaatcaaaattatacagaatatagttcatacgaccttaccaggctaaattgtagaaatacaaagatacaggggcattttggtaattttttatttccctcaattttccacccgatcttgatctaaattaatatttcattaaaattattaatttagacaacaaaacaatttatttactgtaattttgtctttttgatatttttataaaattacccctaaaattttacttttattcaatttagtccccgagcccaaatcatgcaaattaaccatttttaatgcaaacccATGCTAGCAGAGTATTCATGGCATTCAATAAAGCccaattttacaataatttcacaacaaacccttgcattttttttactatttcaacaaattagtccgcaatataaaaattcatcaaaattacttaataaaatacttttaaatatcaaccaacatctcaaattcatcatttaacatcaagaatcatatatattcatcaatggcaacatccaaaatctttaacaaaatcaaaaacaaagaTAAGGTTTAGTTGAACttaattgtaacaatctcaaaaatataaaaattataagaaaaaggtACTAACTTGAACTTACACACACACAAGGATATAAAATGGCAAAACCTCCAAGTTAAACTCCCCTGGCTTTCgtcaatgaaaaaaatagaaatatccaaagaagatgtctttttcaccttttcttatcttattttaatttcaacaaatttacaattatgccattgaatccttttattttattatttttccttcatATGCCGCCTCATCCATTTAATTTGGGTATAATTGTTCCTTAAGTCCTCcctcatttattaattaaaccatttagccacttaattattataattagcaagttttgtagctttttcaatttagttcttttaattaattaactatctaaacattaaaatttttcaactaaatttaatactaccttaatgacactcgtaaatatttataaaaatatttatggctcgatttatCAAACGAaatcccgatacctcattttctaaaaccacttgaactagAATTTTATCACTAGaatctaataattcattataagatataaattattaattcaaaaatctttttaaaactatatttgactcgtaaatattaaataataaaatttatgagcttaCTCGCCGGATTTAATggcctcgaaccactatttccaACCCCACTGAAAATCAGGCTGGTGAAAAAATTGGATTtatccttaatcaaatctaaacataaattgaatactttatatttaaaacaatttttttctatttccaaacttttacaaaatcatGTAGattattcatttccttttcttttattttctgacgaataaaattaaacaaatgataaaattgatctaaaccTTCTTGAATATTCCCAAGCAAGCTTGATTGAAAGTCGAGCATGGATGAACTAAAGAGAGAAAGGGAGCATGGAACCAAACTGGTTTGGGTAAAGTTGAGGGTAAGTTTCGTATGGtggtcattttagtcatttagagTGTAGAGCTAGTTTgaaaaattcttgaaataaCGTAGTTTCGAGAGGGCGAGAATGTTGTAGGTAAGATAGATAAAGTGGTCGTGAGGGTTAGTTATGAGGTTAAGGGAACGGGCTCAATAAACTTTGTTAAATCAACTTGTGTGCATAGATTATGACATGTTTGATATTAACAATGAATTAATGTTGTTAAATCAACTTGTGTGCATAGATTATGACATGTTTGATATTTTGTGGATATGAGaatcttaattattattgaaacacAATATAATATCTTCATCACAATCCAAATACACCCTCAACATATTCTCAACACATTCTATTTGACCCTTCTTCTCTTTTGGGTATTAAAAAACTTACCCAATTGCCATTTATAAACAACATACCTATTGAGTTTTAGTGTACTTTGACAAGTTatgtatctatatatatataataacaattcatattttatgttgatttttttaattattttccatgttaaatAATTATGGGTGTGGTTGAAGAAGTAGATAAATAGATGTATCATTCCATCAcagttttgatcattttaatttaatagattaGCACCAAGCTTGAAAAATtgcaatataaaatatttttaaaatttgttgggtaaattagtagactttgtgtgtgtgtgtgtgttttttttttttgttccatATCAGCCTAACCATTACCAAACAGTTGACATCAATAATGTTCATAATTGATAACATGATcccaagaaaaataaagtgttGGGCCATTGTATTACATTTTTATATGATATGCTTTGGGCCACAtagaaacttttttttatatatttagaataatctatattattaataaaatttctgaTTGAATCGGTTTATTGGTTAATCAAATACTGACTCGATTAGGAAATGattaatatactttttattaaatgtctattattactattttaatggtcctttttttgtcttttcatacttttatatagttttaaaataaaagaattagaaTTAACATGTCAAGGAAATTATTACGGCACCAATAATGATTCCTAAGTAAACTTTAGAAAGAATAacttgatataaattattttctccaaCCAAATTTGtgtatctatactattaataaaatcccTAATTAAGTTAATGTCACAAGTCAATCGGGCACCAACTCGTTag includes the following:
- the LOC105789153 gene encoding putative disease resistance protein RGA3, whose product is MAQSFAFGIAGKILEKLGNVAYEGICSAWGVRKEVEKLKDTLAAIRAVVLDAEQQQARTQELSLWLQRFKDACYDVEDLIDEFEIQALRRQVLERGSTGRKVRHFFSGSNPLAFRFRMGYKIKKANEMLNEIAANKAKFHLTEKHETNVIHRERETYSFVKTSSVIGRDKAKQHLQNFLMNPTDGEDIPVLPIVGIGGIGKTTLAQLVFNEESVKSHFELRIWVCVTEDFDIKQLMIKIIKSATGRECKDMNKEELHKVLQDVLNAKRIFMVLDDVWNENKKKWNDLKDLLCGGAQGSRIIVTTRIRNVATITGTTPLYDLEKLSYENCLSLFLKLAFKEGEEKQHDNLVRIGKRIVQKCKGVALAVETLGSLLCSTRVQHDWELVRDSELWKLKQEENDILPALKLSYDHLPWYLKQCFAFCSVFRKGIEVSDSYLISLWNANGFLQSPYENEEPEDIGKRYIQELLSRSFFQQVEDEIFSVTLKMHDLVHDLALSVAQNEVNSCNRYSTGNVRHLWFDLSKQDASQLPKNLGCLQSLFLLDEEGNADKESLIAEVISRSKHLRVLHLSQWSLEQLPNNISYLKQLRYLSLGYNGNIKRLPNSICNLQSLRTLALEECGGIEELPKDIRYLISLRELRVTTKQTRLQENGISCLTCLRRLVFADCENLEKLFEDIQNLTALRELYIGGCHNLVSLPQGLKYLRTLKFLFIAQCEKLDLSMEELELEREEGGSLRNLCIEGVPKLESLPQWILLGSIKTLHVLEICNLKNLSTLPTWF